A genomic window from Hyla sarda isolate aHylSar1 chromosome 8, aHylSar1.hap1, whole genome shotgun sequence includes:
- the LOC130284263 gene encoding protein spinster homolog 1-like — MASPQDPLLKEEEEAMEDHSDMDVEKGDIPERQNLPSLSVMSTARSIITVVILAFVNLLIYANRSSVAGVLPYIQKAYDTNASLSGLLNTLFIGSYVLVAPIAGYLGDHCNKKYTVCAGVIIWLSMTLTLSFIPDGYFLLFLLTSGLVGAGEATFCTIAPSIIADLFTSDQRTRMLNVFYSVIPVGCGLGYIIGPKVTDAARGDWHWAFRVTPGLGLIAVALMILVTKELPRTTTNGKKNNKSQKFAKWATDLKKLFKNRSFMLTTMGSTAVSFIVGAIGVWGPSYLTHARTLLQEKDPCRAEPCDYHDILIFGVVTVVSGILGVVAGTEISKRYRKSNPRADPLVCGCAMMLSAPFLLLALTFGNISLVATNIFIFIGETLLSVNFTLISDIILKVVTPWRRSSALAVQMTIYHLLGDAGSPYLIGLISDTYERGYAKSPLLKYRSLEYALMTCTIMAVIGGAFFMATALYIERDEKEAEMESEPPSSSSSSLLPADEDRASD, encoded by the coding sequence atggcctctccacaagacccattgctgaaggaggaggaagaagcaatggaggaccatagtgatatggatgtagaaaagggtgatatccctgagaggcagaacctgccatctctaagcgtgatgtccaccgcacgttccatcatcaccgtagtaatcctcgcctttgttaatttgctcatctatgcaaatcgctccagcgtggcgggggtgctgccttatatacagaaagcatatgacaccaatgctagtctgtccggcttattgaatacactgttcattggaagctacgtgctggtcgcaccaattgccggatatttgggcgaccactgtaataagaaatatactgtttgcgcaggagtcatcatttggctgagcatgacacttaccctgtcattcatccctgatgggtacttcctgctcttcctgctgacgagtggactggttggagccggagaggcgactttctgcaccatcgccccctccatcattgcagacctttttacaagtgaccagcggacccgcatgctgaacgtgttttactccgtcatacctgtaggctgcggactaggatacatcatcgggcccaaagtgactgatgcagcaaggggcgattggcactgggcatttcgggtcacccctggcctgggcctcatagctgtggctttgatgattttggtcacaaaggagcttccaagaacgactacaaacgggaagaagaacaacaaatcccagaagtttgccaaatgggcgacagatctgaaaaaactatttaaaaatcgaagcttcatgttaaccaccatgggatcgacggctgtatccttcatagtgggagccataggtgtatggggtccgtcatacctgacccacgcacgaacactcctacaagagaaggacccttgccgtgctgaaccctgtgactatcacgacatcctaatatttggtgtggttacagtcgtttccggcattctgggagttgtagcagggacggagataagtaaaagatatcgcaaatccaacccacgggcggacccgcttgtgtgtggatgcgcgatgatgctctccgccccttttcttctgttggcattgacttttggcaacatcagcctagttgccaccaacatcttcatcttcatcggagagacgcttctgtcagtaaatttcaccctcatatctgacattatactaaaagtagtaactccgtggaggagatcttcagccctggccgtgcagatgacaatctatcacctcctaggtgatgCCGGCAGCCcatacctcatcggcctgatatctgacacctacgaacgaggatatgccaaatcccctcttctgaaataccgcagcctggagtatgccctcatgacctgcaccataatggcagtcatcggaggggccttcttcatggccacggccctatatatagagagggacgaaaaagaagcagagatggaatcagaacctccgtcatcctcctcctcctcactgcttcctgccgatgaggaccgcgcttcagactga